The following proteins are co-located in the Bacteroidales bacterium genome:
- the recA gene encoding recombinase RecA — protein MSKERKEINKEKLKALEVTLGKIEKDFGKGTIMKLGDHAIENIQVISTGSIGLDAALGIGGLPRGRVIEIYGPEASGKTTLAIHAIAEAQKNGGIAAIIDAEHTFDRNYAEKLGVDVENLLISQPDNGEQALEITDNLIRSGALDIVVIDSVAALTPKAEIEGEMGDSKMGLQARLMSQALRKLTANINKTNTSCVFINQLRDKIGVMFGNPETTTGGNALKFYASVRLDIRRTSQLKEGEEIIGSRTRVKIVKNKLAPPFKKADFDILYGEGISQLGEIVDLGVDFEIIKKSGSWFSYGDTKLGQGRDAVKQILKDNPELYDELKTKVSDALKK, from the coding sequence TAATGAAACTTGGTGATCATGCCATTGAAAACATTCAGGTTATTTCCACAGGGTCGATCGGTCTCGATGCAGCCCTTGGCATTGGCGGATTACCGCGTGGAAGAGTGATTGAGATCTATGGTCCTGAAGCATCCGGAAAGACAACCCTGGCTATTCATGCAATTGCTGAAGCCCAGAAAAACGGAGGTATCGCCGCAATTATTGATGCAGAACATACTTTTGACCGTAATTATGCCGAGAAACTCGGAGTTGATGTTGAAAATCTTCTTATATCCCAGCCTGATAATGGCGAACAGGCACTTGAGATAACTGATAATCTTATAAGGTCGGGAGCACTCGATATCGTAGTTATCGACTCAGTAGCTGCACTTACACCAAAAGCAGAGATTGAAGGTGAGATGGGCGACTCAAAAATGGGACTGCAAGCCAGGCTTATGTCTCAGGCTTTGAGGAAATTAACTGCCAATATCAACAAAACAAATACATCATGTGTATTTATCAACCAGCTGAGAGATAAAATCGGTGTTATGTTTGGCAATCCGGAGACAACAACCGGAGGTAACGCCCTTAAATTCTATGCTTCAGTAAGGCTTGACATCCGGAGAACCAGCCAGTTAAAAGAGGGTGAAGAGATAATCGGAAGCCGCACAAGAGTCAAAATAGTAAAAAATAAACTCGCACCTCCCTTTAAAAAGGCTGATTTCGACATACTTTATGGTGAGGGGATTTCACAGCTCGGAGAGATTGTTGACCTGGGTGTCGACTTTGAAATAATCAAAAAGAGCGGATCCTGGTTCAGCTATGGTGATACCAAGCTTGGACAGGGAAGAGATGCTGTTAAACAGATACTTAAGGACAATCCTGAATTATATGATGAGCTGAAGACCAAAGTGTCTGACGCGCTTAAGAAATAA